A genomic window from Chitinophaga pollutisoli includes:
- the rocF gene encoding arginase, translating into MIPSLKLIKNRSDIGAGTRGSDMGIDAMEIAAINKGNHFFHQVAFTEIQTRNEAVYHGDEDACGRRIGQIVEQCRQLAEVVCETLTGKEFPVIISGDHSSGIGTISGIKAAFPDKTLGVIWIDAHADIHSPYTTPSGNLHGMPLAAVMHQDNLSCRINDVNTHTAAAWELLKTLGAPGVKLHPEHLVYFGVRDTEPAEDKLIEQLGIQNYTVAQVRQLGIQHCIAEALERLAACDMIYVSFDVDSMDCDQISDGTGTPVPEGFASGEIISMTEAIFRTGKVICYEIVEVNPLLDHRGNRMAEVAFDILDAVTRPMLKAYTTGE; encoded by the coding sequence ATGATCCCATCCCTGAAGCTCATAAAAAACAGGTCGGATATCGGCGCGGGTACGCGCGGGTCAGACATGGGAATCGACGCGATGGAAATTGCCGCTATCAACAAAGGGAACCACTTCTTCCACCAGGTTGCCTTTACTGAAATACAAACGCGTAACGAAGCCGTGTACCACGGCGATGAAGATGCCTGCGGCCGCCGTATCGGGCAGATCGTGGAACAATGCAGGCAGCTCGCGGAGGTTGTTTGCGAAACCCTTACCGGGAAAGAATTCCCCGTAATCATCTCCGGCGATCACTCCTCCGGCATCGGTACTATCAGCGGCATCAAAGCCGCATTCCCCGATAAAACCCTCGGCGTGATATGGATCGATGCGCACGCGGATATCCATTCCCCCTACACCACCCCTTCCGGCAACCTGCACGGTATGCCGCTGGCAGCCGTCATGCACCAGGATAACCTGTCCTGCCGCATCAATGACGTGAACACCCACACCGCCGCCGCCTGGGAACTACTGAAAACGCTGGGCGCGCCGGGCGTAAAACTTCATCCCGAACACCTGGTTTATTTCGGCGTGCGCGACACAGAACCGGCGGAAGACAAGTTAATCGAACAACTCGGCATTCAAAACTACACCGTTGCCCAGGTACGGCAACTAGGGATACAACACTGCATCGCGGAGGCATTGGAACGCCTGGCGGCTTGCGATATGATTTACGTTTCGTTCGATGTGGACAGCATGGATTGCGACCAGATCTCCGACGGCACCGGCACACCCGTTCCGGAAGGATTTGCTTCCGGCGAAATCATCAGCATGACCGAAGCGATCTTCCGCACGGGGAAAGTCATCTGCTATGAAATCGTGGAAGTAAACCCGCTCCTGGACCACCGGGGCAACAGGATGGCAGAGGTCGCATTCGATATCCTGGATGCTGTTACAAGGCCCATGCTAAAGGCATATACAACAGGAGAATAA
- the rsgA gene encoding ribosome small subunit-dependent GTPase A — protein MPTLQSYGWNAHFMRHFETNTTQHLEAARVLSIQGFKHLLITATGNADAQLSGALMNSREPEDYPKVGDWVLAKRYDAEGIIIDTLPRINALSRKAPGTQSTRQVLAANIDAAFIVQGLDRDFNLMRLQRYLQQIVQCNIRPVVILNKADLVPDPETYRQTVQELGYNCPVVLTSALQPSQDEWARQYLLPQHTYILLGSSGVGKSTLLNSLLGYRLQEEGATSTANNKGKHTTTARHLVLLPNGSMIIDVPGMREFGVTDEGAGDGVYHPQIDALAPQCRFGDCTHQHEPGCAITAAVRSGELPEPVYRSYLKLLREQYHFQASEADKKRNIKQLTKLVKQVVKHRKNNKY, from the coding sequence ATGCCGACATTACAGTCGTACGGATGGAATGCGCATTTCATGCGCCATTTCGAAACAAACACAACCCAGCACCTCGAAGCCGCGAGAGTGCTGTCTATACAAGGCTTTAAACACCTCCTCATTACAGCAACAGGCAATGCAGACGCGCAATTGTCAGGTGCGCTTATGAACAGCCGCGAGCCGGAAGACTACCCGAAAGTAGGTGACTGGGTGCTGGCAAAGCGGTATGACGCAGAAGGCATCATCATCGACACTTTGCCCAGGATCAACGCACTTAGCCGCAAGGCGCCCGGTACGCAAAGCACGCGCCAGGTGCTGGCGGCCAATATCGATGCGGCGTTTATCGTGCAGGGCCTCGACCGCGACTTCAACCTCATGCGCCTGCAACGTTACCTGCAGCAAATCGTGCAGTGCAACATCCGGCCGGTAGTTATCCTCAACAAGGCAGACCTCGTTCCCGATCCGGAAACGTACCGGCAAACGGTACAGGAACTGGGATACAACTGCCCGGTGGTGCTCACCAGCGCGCTGCAACCCTCGCAGGACGAGTGGGCGCGCCAATACCTCCTGCCACAGCACACTTACATCCTGCTGGGCTCGTCCGGCGTGGGCAAAAGCACGCTGCTTAATAGCCTGCTGGGTTACAGGTTGCAGGAAGAAGGCGCTACCAGCACCGCCAACAACAAGGGTAAACATACCACCACCGCCAGGCATCTCGTATTGCTGCCCAACGGCAGCATGATCATCGACGTGCCGGGCATGCGCGAGTTCGGTGTAACAGACGAGGGTGCGGGCGACGGCGTCTATCACCCGCAGATCGATGCACTGGCGCCGCAATGCCGGTTCGGTGACTGCACGCATCAGCACGAACCAGGATGCGCCATAACGGCCGCCGTCCGCAGCGGCGAACTGCCGGAACCGGTATACCGCAGCTACCTGAAGCTACTGCGCGAGCAATATCATTTCCAGGCCAGCGAAGCGGATAAGAAGCGAAACATCAAGCAACTTACCAAACTGGTGAAACAGGTGGTGAAGCATCGCAAGAACAACAAGTATTAA
- a CDS encoding error-prone DNA polymerase, translating to MEYAELQVTSNFSFLRGGSHPEELVQQAAILQHAAIAVTDRNTLAGIVRAHTAAKTCGIRFIPACRLDLEDGPGLLAFPTDKAAYGRMSALLSLGNMRAEKGECLLRKQDVYAHRQGIRFVTVPPDSLVRDFELDAGYKKHVEEYREAFGRGLYIGASRTYAQDDQKRIFRLHQLAGYLGVPMVALNDVHYHCHERRQLQDILTCVREKCTIYDAGLRLHANAERYLKEPKEMERLFRQYPDAIRQTMEIAESCRFSLDSLQYIYPEEITSGGRTPQEELEMLTWQGAKAHFGEVLPEKIIHSIHHEMSFIREMDYAAYFLTVYDIVRYAREKQILCQGRGSAANSTVCFCLGITSVNPTKFDLLFERFISSARNEPPDIDVDFEHERREEVMQYIYNKYGRDRAAIVATVTQQRQKGAIRDVGKAMGLSADTVSRLSSAIWEFTDEWFDEKALRQAGLNPEDPHLKKVLELTGQMIGFPRQLGQHTGGFVITRGKLTDLCPILNARMENRTNIEWNKDDIEALGFLKIDVLALGMLTCIRKAFTLAKEHYGLDLTLANIPQDDPKVYEMISHADTIGVFQIESRAQQSMLPRLRPKKFYDLVIEVAIVRPGPIQGDMVHPYLRRRNGEEPVSFPSEELKEILGRTLGVPLFQEQAMKVAIVAAGFTPAEADQLRRSMATFKSHGLVSKFRDKLINGMVGRGYDAEFAGRIFKQLEGFGSYGFPESHAASFAQLVYVSSWLKCFYPEIFAAALLNSMPMGFYQPAQIVSDARNHEVTVRPVDVNFSQWDNSLEEKSGRYRALRLGFRQITGMRAEDAQILTGGRGAGYTTITELKNAGMTVAALERLADADAFRSMGMDRRRALWEVSALGDTPEALFAGQPSETSHEQQVELPFMSTPEHVVQDYAATSLSLKAHPVSFVRQQLTQLHILSAKGIATAVHDSHVKAAGLVLVRQRPGTAKGVCFITIEDETGVCNLVLFEKVFEKYRKEVLQSTLLMVEGKLQREGEVVHIIVERCHNLTKLIKNTIARNVDESLLMTVSRADEKSPYPASTHKNGEHPQPDMFVKSRDFH from the coding sequence ATGGAATACGCGGAATTACAAGTTACCAGCAATTTCAGCTTCCTCCGCGGCGGTTCCCATCCCGAAGAACTGGTGCAACAGGCGGCTATCCTGCAACATGCGGCCATCGCTGTAACGGACCGCAACACCCTGGCGGGCATCGTGCGGGCGCATACCGCCGCGAAAACATGCGGGATCCGATTCATCCCGGCTTGCCGGCTGGACCTCGAAGACGGGCCTGGTTTGCTGGCATTTCCAACGGATAAAGCAGCCTATGGCCGCATGAGCGCATTGCTCAGCCTCGGTAACATGCGCGCGGAGAAAGGCGAATGCCTGCTGCGCAAACAGGATGTGTATGCCCATCGCCAGGGCATCCGGTTTGTGACCGTGCCGCCGGATTCGTTGGTGCGGGATTTTGAGCTGGATGCGGGGTATAAAAAGCATGTGGAAGAATACAGGGAAGCCTTCGGCCGGGGGCTCTATATTGGCGCGTCAAGAACCTATGCGCAGGACGATCAGAAACGGATCTTCCGTTTGCATCAACTGGCCGGTTATCTCGGCGTGCCGATGGTGGCCCTTAACGACGTGCATTACCATTGTCACGAGCGGCGCCAGCTGCAGGATATATTAACCTGCGTGCGGGAGAAGTGTACGATCTATGATGCCGGTCTCCGCCTGCACGCCAACGCGGAGCGCTATCTCAAGGAACCGAAAGAAATGGAGCGCCTTTTCCGCCAGTATCCCGACGCGATCCGCCAGACGATGGAGATCGCTGAATCCTGCCGGTTTTCGCTCGATAGCCTTCAATACATTTACCCGGAAGAAATCACCTCCGGTGGCCGCACACCGCAGGAAGAACTGGAAATGCTTACCTGGCAAGGGGCAAAAGCACATTTCGGAGAAGTGCTGCCGGAAAAGATCATCCATTCCATCCACCACGAAATGTCTTTCATCCGCGAAATGGATTATGCCGCGTATTTTCTTACGGTGTATGATATTGTCCGGTATGCGCGGGAAAAGCAAATCCTTTGCCAGGGGAGAGGATCAGCCGCCAATTCCACGGTTTGTTTCTGCCTGGGCATCACTTCTGTCAACCCCACAAAATTCGACCTGCTCTTCGAGCGTTTTATCTCTTCCGCCCGCAACGAGCCGCCGGATATCGATGTGGATTTTGAACACGAAAGGCGGGAGGAAGTGATGCAGTACATTTATAACAAATACGGCCGCGACCGCGCGGCCATCGTGGCAACGGTTACCCAGCAGAGGCAGAAAGGCGCCATCCGCGACGTAGGAAAGGCGATGGGATTGTCGGCCGATACGGTCAGCCGTCTCAGCAGCGCCATCTGGGAATTTACGGATGAGTGGTTTGACGAAAAAGCCCTGCGGCAGGCAGGCCTCAACCCGGAAGATCCGCACCTGAAAAAGGTGCTGGAACTGACCGGCCAGATGATCGGCTTCCCCAGGCAACTGGGGCAACATACCGGTGGTTTCGTCATCACCCGGGGCAAACTGACGGACCTGTGCCCGATCCTGAACGCACGCATGGAAAACCGCACGAATATAGAATGGAACAAAGACGATATCGAAGCGCTAGGCTTCCTCAAAATAGATGTGCTGGCATTGGGTATGCTCACCTGCATCCGCAAAGCGTTCACCCTCGCAAAGGAGCACTACGGTTTAGATCTGACACTGGCCAATATCCCGCAGGACGATCCTAAAGTATATGAAATGATCAGCCATGCCGACACCATCGGTGTTTTCCAGATCGAAAGCCGCGCGCAGCAAAGCATGCTCCCGCGGTTGCGGCCAAAGAAGTTTTACGACCTGGTGATAGAAGTGGCCATCGTTCGCCCGGGGCCTATACAGGGCGATATGGTGCACCCTTATCTGCGGCGCCGTAACGGGGAGGAACCTGTTTCCTTTCCTTCCGAAGAGTTGAAGGAAATCCTGGGCCGCACGCTGGGCGTTCCCCTTTTCCAGGAACAGGCGATGAAAGTGGCCATCGTTGCCGCTGGGTTTACCCCTGCGGAGGCCGACCAGCTGCGGCGGAGCATGGCCACGTTCAAGTCGCATGGCCTGGTCAGCAAATTCAGGGATAAACTCATCAATGGAATGGTGGGCCGCGGCTACGATGCGGAGTTTGCCGGCCGGATTTTCAAGCAGCTGGAAGGTTTCGGGAGTTATGGTTTCCCGGAAAGCCACGCTGCCAGCTTCGCGCAGCTGGTGTACGTTTCTTCCTGGCTGAAGTGCTTTTACCCGGAGATCTTCGCAGCCGCGCTTCTCAACAGCATGCCCATGGGCTTCTATCAACCCGCGCAGATCGTTTCCGATGCACGCAACCACGAGGTAACGGTGCGGCCGGTGGACGTGAATTTCTCGCAATGGGATAACAGCCTGGAGGAAAAGTCGGGCCGCTACCGCGCGTTGCGCCTGGGCTTCCGGCAGATCACCGGCATGCGCGCGGAAGACGCTCAGATCCTGACCGGTGGCAGGGGAGCGGGTTATACCACCATCACGGAGTTGAAAAATGCGGGCATGACCGTCGCCGCGCTGGAACGCCTCGCGGATGCCGATGCCTTCCGCTCGATGGGGATGGACAGGCGCCGCGCGTTATGGGAAGTGTCCGCCCTTGGCGATACCCCTGAAGCTTTGTTCGCCGGTCAGCCTTCTGAGACCAGCCACGAACAGCAGGTGGAGCTTCCTTTCATGAGCACGCCGGAACATGTGGTGCAGGATTACGCGGCTACTTCTTTGTCGCTGAAAGCGCATCCCGTTAGTTTTGTACGGCAACAGCTCACGCAGCTGCATATTCTTTCCGCCAAGGGCATTGCCACGGCGGTGCATGATTCACATGTAAAGGCCGCGGGTTTAGTATTGGTGCGCCAGCGCCCCGGTACAGCGAAAGGCGTTTGCTTCATCACCATCGAGGATGAAACGGGCGTTTGCAACCTCGTGCTGTTCGAGAAAGTGTTTGAGAAATACCGCAAGGAAGTCCTGCAATCCACTTTGCTGATGGTAGAAGGGAAATTGCAGCGCGAAGGAGAAGTGGTGCACATTATCGTGGAGCGCTGCCACAATCTTACCAAACTGATCAAAAACACGATTGCCAGAAACGTAGACGAAAGCCTGCTGATGACAGTATCAAGGGCGGATGAGAAATCTCCTTATCCCGCAAGCACCCATAAAAACGGCGAGCATCCCCAACCGGATATGTTCGTGAAGTCCCGGGATTTCCATTAA
- the rocD gene encoding ornithine--oxo-acid transaminase, with product MEILEQLSKSDAFITKEHHYGAHNYHPLPVVLERGEGVYLWDVEGRQYFDFLSAYSAVNQGHCHPRITAALIRQAEKLTLNSRAFYNNKLGEFEEYLCRLFGYDKALVMNTGVEAVETAMKLCRKWGYTVKGIPEGKAKIVFADGNFHGRTISVVSASDDEQARKGFGPFLDGIEKVPFNDAHALETLLQKDEHIAGVILEPIQGEAGVVVPDDDYLARVAALCERFNVLYIADEIQTGIGRTGSMLASYDIATGEGKPDMLILGKAVSGGTMPVSAVLANDEVMLCIKPGEHGSTYGGNPLACAVSMEAIQVVIDEDLPLNAFKMGSLLREGLRDIAKRHGVITEVRGKGLLTAIVVDNTANPELAWDLCLEFKHRGLLAKPTHGNKIRFAPPLIIHSKQVIESLTIIENAIKSRCL from the coding sequence ATGGAAATACTGGAGCAATTATCAAAAAGCGATGCCTTCATCACCAAAGAACATCATTACGGCGCGCATAACTACCACCCGTTGCCCGTAGTGCTGGAAAGAGGGGAAGGCGTTTACCTGTGGGATGTGGAAGGCAGGCAATATTTTGATTTCCTTTCGGCCTATTCGGCCGTCAACCAGGGGCATTGCCATCCGCGCATTACGGCGGCGCTGATCAGACAGGCGGAAAAACTCACCCTTAATTCCAGGGCGTTTTACAATAATAAACTGGGCGAATTTGAAGAATATCTTTGCCGGCTGTTCGGGTACGACAAAGCCCTGGTCATGAATACCGGCGTGGAAGCCGTGGAAACGGCGATGAAGCTCTGCAGGAAATGGGGCTATACCGTGAAAGGCATCCCGGAAGGCAAGGCGAAGATCGTGTTCGCCGACGGGAATTTCCATGGCCGCACGATCTCGGTGGTGTCCGCGTCCGACGACGAGCAGGCCCGTAAAGGCTTCGGGCCTTTCCTCGACGGGATCGAAAAAGTACCCTTCAACGACGCCCACGCCCTCGAAACCCTTTTACAAAAAGACGAGCATATCGCAGGCGTTATCCTGGAGCCGATCCAGGGTGAGGCGGGCGTGGTGGTGCCGGACGACGACTACCTGGCGCGCGTGGCGGCGCTGTGCGAGCGGTTCAACGTGCTGTACATCGCAGACGAGATCCAGACCGGGATCGGGAGAACCGGCAGCATGCTGGCATCCTACGACATCGCCACCGGCGAGGGCAAACCCGATATGCTGATTCTCGGGAAAGCGGTATCCGGCGGCACGATGCCCGTTTCCGCCGTACTGGCTAACGATGAAGTGATGCTCTGCATCAAGCCCGGGGAACACGGTTCCACTTACGGCGGCAATCCGCTCGCATGTGCGGTTTCAATGGAAGCCATCCAGGTGGTGATCGACGAAGACCTCCCGCTGAACGCATTCAAAATGGGAAGTTTGCTGCGCGAAGGTTTGCGGGATATCGCCAAACGCCACGGCGTCATTACCGAAGTGAGAGGCAAGGGCCTGCTCACCGCCATTGTGGTGGATAACACGGCTAACCCCGAACTGGCCTGGGATCTCTGCCTGGAGTTCAAACATCGCGGGCTGTTGGCCAAGCCCACCCATGGCAATAAAATCAGGTTCGCACCACCGTTAATCATCCATTCCAAACAGGTGATTGAAAGTCTGACCATTATTGAAAACGCTATTAAATCCCGATGTTTATGA
- a CDS encoding helix-turn-helix domain-containing protein, whose translation MLHIFALTPNVTISRDRLQKEIWEDEGVIVGRSPDMFISKLRKKLDPDPTVKIAVIRGKGYKLEISNQDNLRPTIGLENCR comes from the coding sequence GTGTTACACATTTTCGCGTTGACGCCTAATGTGACCATATCGCGAGACAGGCTGCAAAAAGAGATTTGGGAAGATGAGGGTGTGATCGTAGGCCGCAGCCCGGATATGTTCATTTCCAAACTCAGAAAGAAGCTGGACCCTGACCCCACGGTCAAAATTGCCGTTATACGCGGCAAGGGATATAAGCTGGAGATTAGCAACCAGGATAATCTGCGTCCGACTATTGGTCTGGAGAACTGCCGATAA